Proteins from one Phocoena sinus isolate mPhoSin1 chromosome 8, mPhoSin1.pri, whole genome shotgun sequence genomic window:
- the KLC2 gene encoding kinesin light chain 2: MATMVLPREEKLSQDEIVLGTKAVIQGLETLRGEHRALLAPLVAHEAGEAEPGSQERCVLLRRSLEAIELGLGEAQVILALSSHLGAVESEKQKLRAQVRRLVQENQWLREELAGTQQKLQRSEQAVAQLEEEKQHLLFMSQIRKLDEDTSASEEKGDVPKDSLDDLFPSEEEQSPAPSPGGGDVAAQHGGYEIPARLRTLHNLVIQYASQGRYEVAVPLCKQALEDLEKTSGHDHPDVATMLNILALVYRDQNKYKEAAHLLNDALAIREKTLGKDHPAVAATLNNLAVLYGKRGKYKEAEPLCKRALEIREKVLGKFHPDVAKQLSNLALLCQNQGKAEEVEYYYRRALEIYATRLGPDDPNVAKTKNNLASCYLKQGKYQDAETLYKEILTRAHEKEFGSVSGNNKPIWMHAEEREESKDKRRDSTPYGEYGSWYKACKVDSPTVNTTLRSLGALYRRQGKLEAAHTLEDCASRSRKQGLDPASQTKVVELLKDGSGGRGDRRGSRDMPAGAGARSEADLEEAGPAAEWSGDGSGSLRRSGSFGKLRDALRRSSEMLVKKLQGGGPQEPPNPRMKRASSLNFLNKSVEEPVQPGGTGLSDSRTLSSSSMDLSRRSSLVG, from the exons ATGGCCACGATGGTGCTTCCTCGGGAGGAGAAGCTGAGCCAGGATGAGATCGTGCTGGGCACCAAGGCCGTTATCCAAGGGCTAGAGACCCTGCGCGGGGAGCATCGTGCCCTTCTCGCTCCCCTCGTCGCTCATGAAGCTGGTGAGGCAGAGCCTGGCTCACAGGAGCGCTGTGTCCTCCTGCGCCGCTCCCTGGAGGCCATCgaactggggctgggggaggcccaG GTGATCTTGGCGCTGTCGAGCCACCTGGGGGCCGTAGAGTCGGAGAAGCAGAAGCTGCGGGCTCAGGTACGGCGCCTGGTGCAGGAGAACCAGTGGCTGCGGGAGGAGCTGGCAGGGACGCAGCAGAAGCTGCAGCGCAGCGAGCAGGCCGTGGCCCagctggaggaggagaagcagcaCTTGCTGTTCATGAGCCAGATCCGCAAGCTGGATGAGGACACGTCCGCCAGC gaggagaagggggacgTCCCCAAAGACTCTCTGGATGACCTGTTCCCCAGTGAGGAGGAGCAGAGCCCAG cccccagccctggaggaggagacGTGGCTGCCCAGCACGGGGGCTATGAAATCCCAGCACGGCTCCGCACCCTGCACAATCTGGTGATCCAGTACGCCTCTCAGGGCCGCTATGAGGTGGCCGTGCCACTCTGCAAGCAGGCCCTCGAGGACCTGGAGAAGACGTCAGGCCATGACCACCCTGACGTGGCCACCATGCTGAACATCCTGGCGCTGGTCTATCG ggACCAAAACAAGTACAAGGAGGCTGCACACCTGCTCAATGATGCCCTGGCCATCCGCGAGAAGACGCTGGGCAAGGACCACCCAGCT gtggcgGCGACACTGAACAACCTGGCGGTCCTGTATGGCAAGCGGGGCAAGTACAAGGAGGCTGAGCCCCTCTGCAAGCGGGCACTGGAGATCCGGGAGAAG GTTCTGGGCAAGTTTCATCCAGACGTGGCCAAGCAGCTGAGCAACCTGGCCCTGCTGTGCCAGAACCAGGGCAAAGCCGAGGAGGTGGAATACTACTACCGGCGGGCACTGGAGATCTACGCCACACGCCTTGGGCCTGACGACCCCAACGTGGCCAAGACCAAGAACAACCTG GCCTCCTGCTACCTGAAACAGGGCAAGTACCAGGATGCAGAGACCCTGTACAAGGAGATCCTCACCCGCGCTCATGAGAAGGAGTTCGGCTCTGTCAGCG GGAACAACAAGCCCATCTGGATGCACGCAGAGGAACGGGAGGAGAGCAAG GATAAGCGCCGGGACAGCACCCCCTATGGGGAATATGGCAGCTGGTACAAGGCCTGTAAAGTAGACAG CCCCACGGTCAACACCACGTTGCGCAGCTTGGGGGCCCTGTACCGGCGCCAGGGCAAGCTAGAAGCCGCGCACACGCTGGAGGACTGCGCCAGCCGCAGCCGCAAGCAG GGCCTGGACCCTGCAAGCCAGACCAAGGTGGTGGAGCTGCTGAAAGACGGCAGCGGTGGGCGCGGAGACCGCCGTGGCAGCCGAGACATGCCTGCGGGTGCCGGGGCTCGGTCTGAGGCTGACCTTGAGGAGGCAGGGCCTGCAGCCGAGTGGAGCGGG GACGGCAGCGGCTCCTTGCGGCGCAGTGGCTCCTTCGGGAAGCTCCGAGATGCCCTGAGGCGCAGCAGTGAGATGCTGGTGAAGAAGCTGCAGGGTGGTGGCCCCCAGGAGCCCCCAAACCCCAG GATGAAGCGGGCCAGTTCCCTCAACTTCCTCAACAAAAGTGTGGAAGAGCCAGTCCAG cctggAGGCACAGGCCTCTCTGATAGCCGCACCCTCAGCTCCAGCTCCATGGACCTCTCCCGACGAAGCTCCCTTGTGGGCTAA
- the RAB1B gene encoding ras-related protein Rab-1B isoform X2 — protein sequence MNPEYDYLFKLLLIGDSGVGKSCLLLRFADDTYTESYISTIGVDFKIRTIELDGKTIKLQIWDTAGQERFRTITSSYYRGAHGIIVVYDVTDQESYANVKQWLQEIDRYASENVNKLLVGNKSDLTTKKVVDNTTAKEFADSLGIPFLETSAKNATNVEQAFLTMAAEIKRRMGPGAAPGGERPNLKIDSTPVKQAGGGCC from the exons ATGAACCCCGAATA TGACTACCTATTTAAGCTGCTTTTGATTGGTGACTCGGGCGTGGGCAAGTCCTGCCTGCTCCTGCGGTTTGCT GATGACACATACACAGAGAGCTACATCAGCACCATCGGGGTGGACTTCAAGATCCGAACCATTGAGCTGGATGGCAAAACCATCAAACTTCAGATC TGGGACACAGCTGGTCAGGAACGGTTCCGGACCATCACTTCCAGCTACTACCGGGGGGCTCACGGCATCATCGTGGTGTACGACGTCACCGACCAG GAATCCTATGCCAACGTGAAGCAGTGGCTACAGGAGATCGACCGCTATGCCAGCGAGAATGTCAATAAGCTCCTGGTGGGCAACAAGAGCGACCTCACCACCAAGAAGGTGGTGGATAACACCACAGCCAAG GAGTTTGCAGATTCTCTGGGCATCCCCTTCCTGGAGACGAGTGCCAAGAACGCTACCAATGTCGAGCAGGCGTTCCTGACCATGGCTGCCGAGATCAAAAGGCGGATGGGGCCTGGGGCAGCGCCAGGGGGTGAGCGGCCCAACCTCAAGATTGACAGCACCCCTGTGAAGCAGGCTGGTGGCGGCTGTTGCTAG
- the RAB1B gene encoding ras-related protein Rab-1B isoform X1, with the protein MAGGLPAFLHTFPSFLSSDYLFKLLLIGDSGVGKSCLLLRFADDTYTESYISTIGVDFKIRTIELDGKTIKLQIWDTAGQERFRTITSSYYRGAHGIIVVYDVTDQESYANVKQWLQEIDRYASENVNKLLVGNKSDLTTKKVVDNTTAKEFADSLGIPFLETSAKNATNVEQAFLTMAAEIKRRMGPGAAPGGERPNLKIDSTPVKQAGGGCC; encoded by the exons ATGGCGGGTGGGCTCCCTGCCTTCCTTCACACCTTCCCATCCTTTCTCTCCAGTGACTACCTATTTAAGCTGCTTTTGATTGGTGACTCGGGCGTGGGCAAGTCCTGCCTGCTCCTGCGGTTTGCT GATGACACATACACAGAGAGCTACATCAGCACCATCGGGGTGGACTTCAAGATCCGAACCATTGAGCTGGATGGCAAAACCATCAAACTTCAGATC TGGGACACAGCTGGTCAGGAACGGTTCCGGACCATCACTTCCAGCTACTACCGGGGGGCTCACGGCATCATCGTGGTGTACGACGTCACCGACCAG GAATCCTATGCCAACGTGAAGCAGTGGCTACAGGAGATCGACCGCTATGCCAGCGAGAATGTCAATAAGCTCCTGGTGGGCAACAAGAGCGACCTCACCACCAAGAAGGTGGTGGATAACACCACAGCCAAG GAGTTTGCAGATTCTCTGGGCATCCCCTTCCTGGAGACGAGTGCCAAGAACGCTACCAATGTCGAGCAGGCGTTCCTGACCATGGCTGCCGAGATCAAAAGGCGGATGGGGCCTGGGGCAGCGCCAGGGGGTGAGCGGCCCAACCTCAAGATTGACAGCACCCCTGTGAAGCAGGCTGGTGGCGGCTGTTGCTAG